The following are encoded in a window of Vicugna pacos chromosome 2, VicPac4, whole genome shotgun sequence genomic DNA:
- the GSX2 gene encoding GS homeobox 2 — MSRSFYVDSLIIKDSSRPAPSLPEPHPGPDFFIPLGMPSPLVMSVSGPGCPSRKSGAFCVCPLCVTSHLHPSRGPASSGGAGAGNGSAGAGGGGAAGTAGALPLLKSQFSSGSGDAQFCPRVSHAHHHHHPPQHHHHHHQPQQPGSAAAAAAAAAAAAAAAALGHPQHHAPVCTATTYNVADPRRFHCLTMGGSDASQVPNGKRMRTAFTSTQLLELEREFSSNMYLSRLRRIEIATYLNLSEKQVKIWFQNRRVKHKKEGKGTQRNSHAGCKCIGSQAHYGRSEDEDSLSPASANDDKEISPL; from the exons ATGTCGCGCTCCTTCTATGTCGACTCGCTCATCATCAAGGACTCCTCAAGGCCCGCGCCCTCGCTGCCTGAGCCGCACCCCGGGCCAGATTTCTTCATCCCGCTGGGCATGCCGTCCCCGTTGGTGATGTCTGTGTCCGGACCAGGCTGCCCGTCCCGCAAGAGCGGCGCGTTCTGCGTTTGCCCGCTCTGCGTCACTTCGCACCTGCACCCCTCTCGGGGGCCCGCGAGCTCCGGCGGCGCGGGCGCAGGGAACGGGagtgcaggggctgggggtggcggGGCGGCTGGAACCGCCGGGGCCCTGCCTCTGCTCAAGAGTCAGTTTTCTTCAGGTTCTGGGGACGCTCAGTTTTGCCCGCGCGTGAGCCACGcgcaccatcaccaccacccgccgcagcaccaccatcaccatcaccagccccagcagcctggctcgGCCGCCgccgcggcggccgcggcggccgcggcggcggccgcggcggcctTGGGGCATCCGCAGCACCACGCACCTGTCTGCACCGCCACCACCTACAACGTGGCGGATCCGCGGAGATTCCACTGCCTCACCATGG GGGGCTCGGACGCCAGCCAGGTACCCAACGGCAAGAGGATGAGGACGGCGTTCACTAGCACGCAGCTCCTGGAGCTGGAGCGGGAATTCTCTTCCAACATGTATCTGTCTCGACTCCGGAGGATTGAAATCGCCACGTACCTGAACCTGTCGGAGAAGCAGGTGAAAATCTGGTTTCAGAACCGCCGGGTGAAGcataagaaggaagggaagggcacGCAGAGGAACAGTCACGCGGGCTGCAAGTGCATAGGCAGTCAGGCGCACTACGGGCGGTCCGAGGATGAGGACTCCTTGTCGCCGGCCTCGGCCAACGatgacaaggagatttcccccTTATGA